Proteins found in one Gemmatimonadota bacterium genomic segment:
- a CDS encoding carboxypeptidase regulatory-like domain-containing protein, producing MQIVVIEEQATSDLAGRSRVQGQLVDAESGAPISGASIEADDGTSVLTDQQGRFLLTLAPGDRLLMLERLGYGSPMAELHLAPDVAVELRLLAPPRAIPLDSLAVQGTRDAPRRSMARTSRVDVLEGEELEASRRRGETVGQAVDRFPGIRVREGRFSTVDEVASGVCVESNRPVARLAPASVARNSRVPFCDPLAVFVDGVHVGNPIAFLRSLRLDEFASVEVLNATDAAIRFGTLAGNGGALLLQTRRR from the coding sequence TTGCAGATCGTCGTGATCGAAGAGCAGGCAACTTCAGACTTGGCGGGCCGCAGTCGTGTGCAGGGGCAGTTGGTCGATGCCGAATCGGGTGCGCCGATCTCTGGTGCGTCCATCGAAGCGGATGACGGGACGTCCGTCCTTACGGACCAACAAGGACGTTTCCTCCTGACCTTGGCACCGGGCGACCGCCTGCTCATGCTGGAACGCCTGGGCTACGGCAGTCCGATGGCGGAGTTGCACTTGGCGCCAGACGTCGCGGTGGAGCTCCGTCTGCTGGCTCCGCCCCGCGCCATTCCACTCGACTCGCTGGCGGTGCAGGGCACGCGAGACGCTCCACGGCGGTCCATGGCCCGTACCTCTCGCGTCGACGTCCTCGAGGGTGAGGAACTCGAGGCATCCAGGAGACGGGGAGAAACCGTGGGTCAGGCGGTAGACCGCTTCCCGGGCATCCGCGTGCGCGAGGGGCGCTTCTCGACCGTGGACGAGGTGGCCAGCGGAGTTTGCGTCGAGTCGAACAGACCGGTGGCGCGGCTGGCCCCGGCTTCAGTGGCGCGCAACTCGCGCGTTCCCTTTTGCGACCCCCTGGCGGTGTTCGTCGACGGCGTCCATGTGGGCAATCCGATCGCGTTTCTCAGATCTCTGCGTCTGGACGAGTTCGCGTCGGTGGAGGTCCTCAATGCCACCGACGCAGCGATCCGGTTCGGAACGCTCGCGGGCAATGGCGGCGCGCTGCTGCTGCAAACCCGCAGACGCTGA
- a CDS encoding outer membrane beta-barrel protein encodes MWKAFWFAVLIACSTPVCLHAQTTLSAIAGASIATATGDRLPDVQHVTRVRFGAQLDLPISDRMGIQLGATYAQKGVDFDTSDEFGRLHFDYFEFPLLLRLNLLPNSEGIAPHLLLGPAVAIEFKCQLPDFQPIGALTRDCRFIEVALDDLDVGAIAGLGIRIPVTGQTSLTLSALFNQALTGAAEGVLDVTNRAFYMTAGLGVRLP; translated from the coding sequence ATGTGGAAGGCGTTTTGGTTTGCCGTTTTGATCGCTTGCTCCACACCTGTCTGTCTTCACGCCCAAACCACGCTCAGCGCCATCGCCGGCGCAAGCATCGCGACAGCGACGGGCGATCGGCTCCCCGACGTGCAGCACGTGACGCGTGTGCGCTTCGGAGCCCAGCTGGACCTCCCGATCTCCGATCGAATGGGGATCCAACTTGGTGCCACCTACGCGCAGAAGGGCGTGGATTTCGACACCAGCGACGAGTTCGGGCGCCTGCACTTCGACTACTTCGAGTTCCCGCTGCTACTTCGCCTCAATCTCCTTCCGAACTCGGAGGGCATCGCCCCACACCTCTTGCTCGGCCCGGCAGTTGCCATCGAGTTCAAGTGCCAGCTTCCGGATTTCCAGCCGATCGGGGCACTGACACGAGACTGCCGGTTCATCGAGGTCGCTCTCGATGACCTGGACGTGGGAGCCATTGCGGGTCTGGGGATCCGCATTCCCGTGACAGGGCAGACGTCTTTGACCTTGAGCGCCCTCTTCAATCAGGCTCTCACGGGCGCCGCCGAGGGCGTGCTGGATGTCACGAACCGCGCGTTCTACATGACCGCCGGACTGGGCGTGCGTCTGCCCTAG
- a CDS encoding DUF1080 domain-containing protein has protein sequence MSRSVCAIGFVALCVVAPRTRDLQAQQAAANLPDPAATEVWAPVPPVVTPGPYAGMVAPPSDALLLFDGTGLDEWVSAEDGSPAGWSVSNGLLTVVKSAGSIRTRRSFRSYQLHIEWRIPQGVTGSGQERGNSGVYLTFTGTPPGGYELQIVDSYRNETYVNGMAGSLYKQAIPLVNPSRPPGEWQTYDVVWTAPSFDAAGALTSPARATVLFNGVLVQNDFELRGETVYRGQPSYRAHGAAPIMLQAHGDPSPPISFRNIWLRELP, from the coding sequence ATGTCCCGCTCCGTTTGCGCCATCGGTTTCGTGGCCCTGTGCGTGGTTGCTCCGCGCACAAGGGACCTGCAGGCCCAGCAGGCCGCAGCCAACCTGCCCGATCCGGCCGCCACCGAGGTCTGGGCTCCCGTTCCCCCCGTGGTGACGCCTGGTCCCTACGCGGGCATGGTCGCACCGCCGTCCGACGCGCTGCTCCTGTTCGATGGCACGGGCCTCGATGAATGGGTCTCTGCGGAGGACGGCTCGCCCGCCGGCTGGTCCGTCTCCAACGGCCTGCTCACCGTGGTGAAGTCTGCGGGGAGCATCCGAACCCGCCGCTCCTTCCGGAGCTATCAGCTGCACATCGAGTGGCGGATTCCCCAAGGGGTGACCGGAAGCGGGCAGGAGCGCGGCAACAGCGGCGTGTACCTGACGTTCACGGGTACGCCGCCGGGGGGATACGAGCTGCAGATCGTCGACTCCTACCGGAACGAGACCTACGTCAACGGGATGGCGGGCAGCTTGTACAAGCAGGCCATCCCTCTGGTGAACCCGTCGCGGCCTCCGGGGGAGTGGCAGACCTACGACGTCGTCTGGACAGCGCCATCGTTCGATGCTGCTGGGGCGTTGACGAGCCCTGCGCGAGCCACGGTGCTCTTCAATGGAGTCTTGGTGCAGAACGACTTCGAGTTGCGTGGCGAGACGGTCTACCGGGGTCAGCCGTCCTACCGTGCCCATGGCGCAGCCCCGATCATGCTCCAGGCCCACGGCGACCCGAGCCCGCCGATCAGCTTTCGCAACATCTGGCTGAGGGAGTTGCCCTAG
- a CDS encoding DUF2164 domain-containing protein: MAIDLDDPRRQRLIEATQGFFQEEWDEPISAFRASQLVDFFLGALGPQVYNQAVQDARAYVQRCLDDLEGEVYQSEAF, from the coding sequence ATGGCTATTGACCTCGACGATCCACGCAGGCAACGCCTGATCGAAGCGACCCAGGGCTTTTTCCAGGAAGAGTGGGACGAGCCGATCAGCGCCTTCCGGGCCTCGCAGCTCGTCGACTTCTTCCTGGGGGCACTCGGTCCGCAGGTGTACAACCAAGCCGTGCAAGACGCCCGCGCCTATGTGCAACGGTGCCTGGACGACCTGGAGGGTGAGGTCTATCAGAGCGAAGCGTTCTGA
- a CDS encoding VOC family protein produces MCVSRFCRYDLRTTDVEAARAFYQAVFGPSFWSGTVRSVPLPEAAAARGAPPHWLGHISTADPEGVATRIVELGGIRLGPVRHDPDGTSHAPVRDPFGAVLAIGQAHSSSTPNPVAWHLLHSTDERQASEVYADLFGWTLGESEDLAQLGLRHRPFTWDPPTGPVGGFTDAARQSHIHTQWLYCFRVGDLERAASQVLAEGGTVLEPSRTPLGVRVAGCEDAQGAAFALMEG; encoded by the coding sequence ATGTGCGTCTCCCGCTTCTGCCGCTACGACCTCCGTACCACCGACGTCGAAGCGGCTCGTGCATTCTACCAGGCCGTATTCGGTCCCTCGTTCTGGTCCGGCACCGTTCGGTCGGTACCGCTCCCCGAAGCAGCCGCGGCCCGTGGCGCCCCTCCCCATTGGCTGGGGCACATCTCCACGGCCGACCCGGAAGGCGTAGCCACCCGCATCGTCGAGCTGGGCGGAATCCGGTTGGGCCCTGTGCGCCATGATCCGGACGGGACAAGCCATGCCCCGGTGCGCGACCCGTTCGGCGCGGTCCTCGCGATAGGGCAAGCCCATTCCTCTTCGACTCCAAACCCGGTGGCGTGGCACCTCCTTCACTCCACGGACGAGCGACAGGCAAGCGAGGTCTATGCAGACCTCTTCGGGTGGACGTTGGGCGAGTCGGAAGACCTCGCTCAGCTCGGTTTGCGCCACCGTCCCTTCACATGGGATCCCCCCACGGGTCCGGTCGGCGGTTTCACCGATGCAGCCCGGCAGTCTCACATCCACACGCAGTGGCTGTACTGCTTTCGCGTGGGCGACCTCGAACGGGCGGCAAGCCAGGTTCTGGCAGAGGGAGGCACTGTATTGGAGCCCAGTCGTACACCCCTCGGCGTGCGTGTAGCCGGCTGTGAGGACGCCCAGGGGGCGGCCTTCGCGCTCATGGAGGGTTGA